The following proteins come from a genomic window of Halorussus halophilus:
- a CDS encoding complex I subunit 1/NuoH family protein — MNLGYVFLQQSGGNGGNADPLLPETIGKAIFGANMAPWQEAIAAFIAAFIVGNIMLAMTGVAGPWAKRKITAAFTDRIAVNRVGPAGLFIIVADAVRLLGKELIVPDGADRPAYDLAPIVVAGSALLGFAVIPMGHLFGVNLMLADPETGLAYAFAVASIATLGLTMGGYASSNKFSLMGALRAIAQNIAYEIPLVITAASVVLFTDSLRMSEIVAAQQQTLFMLGPIAIPSWFAFVNPFAFVLFVVANLAEVGRNPFDIPEAPTEIVAGYQTEYSSVYFVLFYLGEFLHIFLGGALIATLFLGGPSGPFLPESMNFVWFVVKIWAVFLFTQWARSAVPRVRIDQLIEIGWKGMLVLSFVNLVLTAVIVGVML; from the coding sequence ATGAATCTGGGCTACGTCTTCCTCCAGCAGAGCGGTGGCAACGGCGGCAACGCCGACCCACTACTCCCCGAGACCATCGGCAAGGCCATCTTCGGCGCGAACATGGCCCCGTGGCAGGAAGCCATCGCGGCGTTCATCGCGGCGTTCATCGTCGGCAACATCATGCTGGCGATGACGGGCGTCGCCGGTCCGTGGGCGAAACGAAAGATTACGGCCGCGTTCACCGACCGCATCGCAGTGAACCGCGTCGGTCCGGCCGGTCTGTTCATCATCGTCGCCGACGCAGTCCGCCTGCTCGGTAAGGAACTCATCGTCCCGGACGGTGCGGACCGTCCCGCGTACGACCTCGCGCCAATCGTGGTCGCCGGGTCGGCCCTGCTGGGCTTCGCGGTCATTCCGATGGGGCACCTCTTCGGGGTCAACCTGATGCTGGCCGACCCCGAAACCGGACTCGCGTACGCGTTCGCGGTCGCTTCTATCGCGACGCTCGGACTGACGATGGGTGGCTACGCGTCGAGCAACAAGTTCTCGCTGATGGGCGCTCTGCGCGCGATTGCACAGAACATCGCCTACGAGATTCCGCTCGTCATCACCGCCGCGTCCGTCGTCCTGTTCACGGACAGTCTCCGCATGAGCGAAATCGTCGCCGCACAGCAACAGACGCTGTTCATGCTCGGACCAATCGCGATTCCGTCGTGGTTCGCGTTCGTGAACCCGTTCGCCTTCGTGCTGTTCGTCGTGGCGAACCTCGCGGAAGTCGGGCGTAACCCGTTCGACATCCCCGAGGCACCGACCGAAATCGTCGCCGGGTACCAGACCGAGTACTCCTCGGTCTACTTCGTGCTGTTCTACCTCGGCGAGTTCCTGCACATCTTCCTCGGCGGCGCGCTCATCGCCACGCTGTTCCTCGGTGGACCGTCCGGACCGTTCCTCCCCGAATCGATGAACTTCGTCTGGTTCGTCGTGAAGATTTGGGCGGTCTTCCTGTTCACCCAGTGGGCACGTTCGGCAGTGCCGCGCGTCCGCATCGACCAACTCATCGAAATCGGCTGGAAGGGCATGCTCGTACTGAGCTTCGTCAACCTCGTCCTCACCGCCGTCATCGTTGGGGTGATGCTCTAA
- a CDS encoding NADH-quinone oxidoreductase subunit D: MLGDHVIGRETHLNAEGFVVRPDEVAATLEILRDEAGFDHLSMVTAQDYEDRFETIYHLKKFDDPTQEVSVVVPTDVENPVSETASGVFKTANWQEREAYDLVGVNYDGHPDMRRILLPETWQGHPLSSDYDQDKPQIVSFDEHKNPLQEDHKDAESDTMFLNIGPHHPATHGVLHLKTVLDGEQVADVEPDIGYLHRCEEQMAQNGTYRHQIMPYPDRWDYASAGLLNEWAYARVAEDLNDIEVPEYAQIIRTMSAELCRIAAHMLALGTFCLDIYGDFTAIFMYAMRDREIVQNILEDLTGQRMMFNYFRLGGVVWDLPEPREEFFEKTRDFLDDLPEALEEYHDLITSNEIFQIRTIDTGTIDPETAKQFGVTGPVLRGSGVDYDLRRDDPYGYYDELDWDVVTEDGCDNYSRLLVRMREVEESAKIISQCIDLLEDWPEDERNIQANVPRTLKPDPDTEVYRAVEGAKGELGIYIRSDGTDKPGRFKIRSPCFCNLSALNAMSKGEYVADLVATLGSLDVILGEVDR; the protein is encoded by the coding sequence ATGCTCGGTGACCACGTCATCGGTCGCGAGACCCACCTCAACGCGGAAGGGTTCGTCGTCCGCCCCGACGAAGTGGCGGCGACGCTCGAAATCCTGCGCGACGAGGCTGGCTTCGACCACCTCTCGATGGTCACGGCCCAGGACTACGAGGACCGCTTCGAGACCATCTACCACCTGAAGAAGTTCGACGACCCGACCCAAGAGGTCAGCGTCGTCGTGCCAACCGACGTGGAGAACCCGGTCAGTGAGACGGCCTCGGGCGTGTTCAAGACGGCCAACTGGCAGGAGCGGGAGGCCTACGACTTGGTCGGTGTCAACTACGACGGCCACCCCGACATGCGTCGGATTCTGCTCCCCGAGACGTGGCAGGGCCACCCCCTGTCGTCGGACTACGACCAGGACAAGCCCCAAATCGTCTCGTTCGACGAGCACAAGAATCCGCTCCAGGAGGACCACAAGGACGCCGAGTCGGATACGATGTTCCTCAACATCGGTCCCCACCACCCGGCGACCCACGGCGTGCTCCACCTGAAGACGGTGCTGGACGGCGAACAGGTCGCCGACGTGGAACCGGACATCGGCTACCTCCACCGCTGCGAGGAGCAGATGGCCCAGAACGGCACCTACCGCCACCAAATTATGCCGTATCCCGACCGCTGGGACTACGCGTCGGCGGGCCTGCTCAACGAGTGGGCCTACGCTCGCGTGGCGGAGGACTTGAACGACATCGAGGTGCCCGAGTACGCCCAGATTATCCGGACGATGAGCGCCGAACTGTGCCGCATCGCCGCGCACATGCTCGCGCTCGGAACGTTCTGTCTGGACATCTACGGCGACTTCACGGCCATCTTCATGTACGCCATGCGGGACCGAGAAATCGTCCAGAACATTCTGGAGGACCTGACCGGTCAGCGCATGATGTTCAACTACTTCCGCCTCGGCGGTGTCGTCTGGGACCTGCCGGAGCCGCGCGAGGAGTTCTTCGAGAAGACTCGGGACTTCCTCGACGACCTCCCGGAGGCGCTCGAAGAGTACCACGACCTCATCACGAGCAACGAAATCTTCCAGATTCGGACCATCGACACCGGCACCATCGACCCCGAGACGGCCAAGCAGTTCGGCGTCACGGGACCGGTGCTTCGCGGTTCCGGCGTCGATTACGACCTGCGTCGTGACGACCCCTACGGCTACTACGACGAGCTCGACTGGGACGTCGTCACCGAAGACGGCTGTGACAACTACAGTCGCCTCCTCGTCCGCATGCGCGAAGTCGAGGAGTCCGCGAAGATTATCAGCCAGTGTATCGACCTGCTCGAAGACTGGCCCGAGGACGAGCGCAACATTCAGGCGAACGTTCCCCGGACGCTCAAGCCCGACCCGGACACGGAAGTGTACCGCGCCGTCGAAGGTGCGAAGGGCGAACTCGGTATCTACATCCGCTCGGACGGCACCGACAAGCCGGGGCGGTTCAAGATTCGGAGCCCGTGCTTCTGTAACCTCTCGGCACTGAACGCGATGAGCAAGGGCGAGTACGTCGCCGACCTCGTCGCCACGCTGGGTAGCCTCGACGTGATTCTCGGCGAGGTGGACCGATGA
- a CDS encoding NADH-quinone oxidoreductase subunit B has product MSNEPRDTIRGSTDAQTKTREARMSGAVDNRFNSKLREAFGSSPFILTKFDKFMNWVRGSSMFMLQFGIACCSIEMMHTYAVKHDLDRFGSGVPRASPRQADVMIVPGTIVSKFAPRMKRVYDQMPEPKFVVNMGSCSISGGPFQEGYNVIKGAEEVIPVDIHVPGCPPRPEALVYGVVKLQERIANGESSPVTVKPYEMEQFSDLERDELVEKLADDIDEETLVMRYNWADSP; this is encoded by the coding sequence ATGAGTAACGAACCACGGGACACGATTCGCGGAAGCACAGACGCACAGACTAAGACCCGCGAGGCCCGGATGAGCGGGGCGGTGGACAACCGCTTCAACTCCAAGCTTCGAGAGGCGTTCGGCTCCTCGCCGTTCATCCTCACGAAGTTCGACAAGTTCATGAACTGGGTGCGGGGGTCGTCGATGTTCATGCTGCAGTTCGGTATCGCGTGTTGCAGCATCGAGATGATGCACACCTACGCGGTCAAGCACGACCTCGACCGCTTCGGTTCGGGGGTCCCGCGCGCGTCGCCGCGACAGGCCGACGTGATGATCGTTCCGGGGACCATCGTCTCGAAGTTCGCCCCGCGCATGAAGCGGGTCTACGACCAGATGCCCGAACCCAAGTTCGTCGTGAACATGGGCTCCTGTTCTATCTCGGGCGGCCCGTTCCAAGAGGGCTACAACGTCATCAAGGGCGCAGAAGAGGTCATCCCGGTGGACATCCACGTCCCCGGTTGCCCGCCGCGCCCCGAAGCACTCGTCTACGGCGTCGTCAAGCTCCAAGAGCGCATCGCCAACGGCGAGAGCAGTCCGGTGACGGTCAAGCCGTACGAGATGGAGCAGTTCTCGGACTTAGAACGGGACGAACTGGTCGAGAAGCTCGCAGACGACATCGACGAGGAGACTCTCGTCATGCGCTACAACTGGGCTGATTCACCATGA
- a CDS encoding NADH-quinone oxidoreductase subunit A, which produces MNPWIAIGALALVGLLIPLGMMAVSSLLRPSVPEKGKTTVYESGEIPTGGTRIRFNIQYYMVALLFVVFDIETVLIFPWTVIYRRAVSMEGVGLTTALLPMLLFIGVLVVGLGWAWRNGAVRWVSNPTQRSVDRQ; this is translated from the coding sequence ATGAATCCATGGATAGCCATTGGCGCGCTTGCGCTGGTGGGGCTGTTGATTCCGCTCGGGATGATGGCGGTCTCCAGTCTCCTCCGGCCGAGTGTGCCAGAAAAAGGTAAAACCACCGTCTACGAGAGTGGTGAGATTCCGACGGGCGGCACGCGCATCCGTTTCAACATTCAGTACTACATGGTCGCGCTGCTGTTCGTCGTCTTCGACATCGAGACCGTCCTCATCTTCCCTTGGACGGTCATCTACCGCCGGGCAGTCTCGATGGAAGGCGTCGGACTCACCACGGCGTTGCTGCCGATGCTCCTGTTCATCGGCGTTCTCGTCGTCGGGCTCGGTTGGGCCTGGCGTAACGGTGCCGTACGTTGGGTCAGCAACCCCACGCAACGGAGTGTAGACAGACAATGA
- the purE gene encoding 5-(carboxyamino)imidazole ribonucleotide mutase, which produces MTELQQLIDDLRAEAERDRDPEATPEIGIVMGSDSDLDVMSGAYDALTELGFEEVTDYDDPPEARFTFETYVVSAHRTPDLMYAYAETAEARGLDVIIAGAGGKSADLPNMTASLAFPLPVVGVPVQEKSVSSVIGMPTGAPIVAVDAGKSFNAALSAVQTLAREHDELRDRLVEYHDDLQAGVADVSRRLHEQGTPAFREGRE; this is translated from the coding sequence ATGACCGAACTCCAGCAACTCATCGACGACCTGCGAGCGGAGGCAGAGCGTGACAGAGACCCCGAAGCGACCCCCGAAATCGGCATCGTGATGGGGAGCGACTCGGACTTAGACGTGATGTCCGGCGCGTACGACGCGCTAACCGAGTTGGGATTCGAAGAGGTGACTGATTACGACGACCCGCCGGAGGCCCGATTCACCTTCGAGACGTACGTCGTTTCCGCACATCGAACTCCGGACCTGATGTACGCCTACGCCGAGACCGCCGAGGCGCGCGGACTGGACGTGATTATTGCGGGTGCAGGGGGCAAGTCCGCCGACCTGCCGAACATGACTGCCTCGCTCGCGTTTCCGTTACCCGTGGTGGGCGTCCCGGTCCAAGAGAAGTCCGTCTCGTCGGTCATCGGTATGCCGACGGGCGCGCCCATCGTCGCCGTGGACGCGGGCAAGTCGTTCAACGCCGCGCTCTCTGCGGTGCAGACGCTCGCGCGCGAACACGACGAACTACGCGACAGACTGGTCGAGTACCACGACGACCTGCAAGCGGGCGTCGCGGACGTTTCGCGCCGACTCCACGAGCAGGGCACTCCGGCGTTCCGCGAGGGTCGAGAGTAA
- a CDS encoding 5-(carboxyamino)imidazole ribonucleotide synthase, protein MSDSDPVTLGVVGGGQLGRMLGEAATPLGIELVVLDPTPDCPASPVARDQLVGDFDDEDAVRELASRADYLTYEIELADPDLLEAVELEYDVPVHPDPATLRTIQDKLVQKERLREAGVPVPPFRQVDDRADLEDALDEFGYPVMLKAREGGYDGRGNVPIESEADIDAALDSVAGGAMVEQFVEFEREVSIIGVKGKEETATFPLGENIHEDEILRETVVPARTEEAVAERAREVASDVLDQLSGRGVYGIELFQTSEARSASNASGDEPRADGEILVNEIAPRPHNSGHYTIEGALTSQFEQHARAVTGKPLGATDLRSPIVMANILGDVEENQSASLSGADSILAEPGASFHWYGKKQVRPLRKMAHLTLTDDCDAEVETLLEDARELREKVTFQ, encoded by the coding sequence ATGAGCGACAGCGACCCAGTCACGCTCGGCGTCGTCGGCGGTGGTCAACTCGGTCGGATGCTCGGAGAGGCCGCGACGCCGCTTGGTATCGAGCTAGTGGTCTTAGACCCGACGCCGGACTGTCCGGCGTCTCCGGTCGCGCGCGACCAACTCGTCGGCGACTTCGACGACGAGGACGCCGTCCGGGAACTCGCCTCGCGCGCGGACTACCTCACGTACGAAATCGAGTTGGCCGACCCCGACCTCCTCGAAGCCGTCGAGTTGGAGTACGACGTGCCGGTCCACCCCGACCCGGCGACCCTGCGCACGATTCAGGACAAACTGGTCCAGAAGGAGCGACTTCGGGAGGCGGGCGTGCCGGTGCCGCCGTTCCGACAGGTGGATGACCGCGCAGATTTGGAGGACGCACTGGACGAATTCGGCTATCCGGTCATGCTCAAGGCCCGCGAGGGTGGCTACGACGGCCGGGGCAACGTCCCCATCGAGAGCGAGGCCGACATCGACGCCGCGCTCGATTCGGTTGCGGGCGGTGCGATGGTCGAACAGTTCGTGGAGTTCGAGCGCGAGGTGTCCATCATCGGCGTGAAAGGGAAGGAGGAAACCGCCACCTTCCCGCTCGGCGAAAATATCCACGAGGACGAGATTCTGCGCGAGACCGTCGTGCCTGCGCGCACCGAGGAGGCAGTCGCGGAGCGCGCCCGCGAGGTAGCTTCGGACGTGCTGGACCAACTGTCGGGGAGAGGCGTCTACGGCATCGAACTCTTCCAGACGAGCGAGGCGCGAAGCGCCTCGAATGCGAGCGGTGACGAACCGCGAGCAGATGGCGAGATTTTGGTCAACGAAATCGCGCCGCGCCCGCACAACTCCGGCCACTACACTATCGAGGGCGCGCTGACCTCGCAGTTCGAACAGCACGCGCGCGCCGTAACCGGCAAGCCGCTCGGTGCGACCGACCTCCGGAGCCCCATCGTGATGGCGAATATTCTGGGCGACGTCGAGGAGAATCAGTCAGCGAGCCTCTCTGGCGCCGATTCCATTCTTGCCGAACCGGGCGCGAGTTTCCACTGGTACGGCAAGAAGCAGGTGCGGCCCCTGCGGAAGATGGCGCACTTGACGCTGACCGACGACTGTGACGCCGAAGTCGAGACGCTACTCGAAGACGCGCGAGAACTACGCGAGAAGGTGACCTTCCAATGA
- a CDS encoding flippase activity-associated protein Agl23, giving the protein MSTDETPSSELGRSHDSVTAFGRSVGTRTLAAVVAVTLVALSLRLFALGTRVFHWDEARVGYWILRYAENGIWEYHASIHGPFLYHVNKYLFQLFGASDFLARLPVAIVSGLLPLTAWLFRERLDRAEMLTVGLFFALNPLLLYYSRFMRNDVLLAAFMVYALAFYVRLFDTHKPRYLYAGTLMLALAFTTKENVLVYVVTWLGAAVLLLEHRLLLVGGEDDRVALLRKWGSDLWHARRWWLHLALGLAFFFAVVIFFYAPRARGVPGPGLWKAFTNPGMFPAVVEEATVGSWEKFASKWGEGNQNSFLGTFKALWKPTQQGALPLLVLALVGFFVDRYDGPRPRDLVAFTFYWGFVSLVGYPVIVENPFPWEPIHAVVPLVIPAGVGLAVFVRWAAQAIGDSDGVSATLATLLVLLVVGQMAATAVTTSFVHPQDEYLDDGQTDVNTLVQYGQPADGIRPTLELVGEVARQNDGTDVLYYGSDFYVADESDNDRWAAGGGWYNRLPIPWYTEHADAVVESAADPSQLSGDVPPVVIARASDSHVLDRRLSNYRAYEHELTIHGSRTVFYVHEDALPSDAPPATDGGGGDSNDESS; this is encoded by the coding sequence ATGAGTACAGACGAGACACCCTCTAGCGAACTCGGGCGGAGCCACGACTCCGTGACGGCGTTCGGACGGTCGGTTGGGACCCGAACGCTCGCGGCGGTCGTCGCGGTGACGCTCGTCGCGCTGTCGCTCCGACTGTTCGCACTCGGGACGCGGGTGTTCCACTGGGACGAGGCACGCGTCGGCTACTGGATTCTGCGGTACGCGGAGAACGGCATCTGGGAGTACCACGCGTCTATCCACGGCCCGTTCCTCTACCACGTGAACAAGTATCTGTTCCAGTTGTTCGGTGCGAGCGACTTCCTCGCTCGCCTCCCCGTGGCAATCGTCTCTGGACTTCTCCCGCTGACCGCGTGGCTGTTCCGCGAGCGACTGGACCGGGCGGAGATGCTCACCGTCGGCCTCTTCTTCGCGCTCAACCCGCTGCTGCTGTACTACTCGCGGTTCATGCGGAACGACGTGCTGCTGGCGGCGTTCATGGTGTACGCGCTGGCGTTCTACGTCAGACTGTTCGACACGCACAAGCCGCGATATCTCTACGCCGGGACGCTGATGTTGGCGCTGGCGTTCACCACCAAGGAGAACGTCCTCGTCTACGTCGTGACGTGGCTCGGCGCGGCGGTACTCCTGTTGGAACACCGCCTGCTCCTCGTCGGCGGGGAAGACGACCGGGTCGCCCTGCTCCGCAAGTGGGGTTCGGACCTCTGGCACGCCCGTAGGTGGTGGCTCCATCTGGCGCTCGGTCTCGCGTTCTTCTTCGCCGTCGTGATATTCTTCTACGCGCCGAGAGCGCGTGGGGTCCCCGGTCCCGGTCTCTGGAAGGCGTTCACGAATCCGGGCATGTTCCCCGCGGTCGTGGAGGAGGCGACAGTCGGGTCGTGGGAGAAGTTCGCGAGCAAGTGGGGCGAGGGCAACCAGAACTCGTTCCTCGGGACGTTCAAGGCGCTCTGGAAACCCACCCAGCAGGGCGCGCTTCCGTTGCTCGTACTCGCGCTCGTCGGGTTCTTCGTGGACCGATACGACGGGCCTCGCCCTCGTGACCTCGTCGCGTTCACGTTCTACTGGGGATTCGTCAGCCTCGTCGGCTACCCAGTCATCGTCGAGAACCCGTTCCCGTGGGAGCCGATTCACGCCGTCGTCCCGCTCGTAATCCCGGCAGGCGTCGGTCTCGCCGTCTTCGTCCGGTGGGCCGCACAGGCTATCGGCGACAGCGACGGCGTGAGTGCGACGCTCGCCACCCTGCTCGTGCTGCTCGTCGTCGGCCAGATGGCGGCCACGGCCGTCACGACGAGTTTCGTCCATCCGCAGGACGAGTATCTCGACGACGGCCAGACGGACGTGAACACGCTCGTCCAGTACGGCCAACCGGCAGACGGCATCCGCCCGACGCTGGAGTTGGTCGGGGAGGTCGCCAGACAGAACGACGGCACCGACGTCCTATACTACGGCTCTGACTTCTACGTGGCCGACGAGTCTGATAACGACCGGTGGGCCGCAGGTGGTGGCTGGTACAACCGACTGCCGATTCCGTGGTACACCGAGCATGCCGACGCAGTGGTCGAGAGCGCGGCCGACCCAAGCCAACTCAGCGGGGACGTTCCTCCAGTCGTCATCGCTCGCGCGTCAGACAGTCACGTACTCGACCGTCGCTTGTCGAACTACCGAGCGTACGAACACGAGTTGACCATCCACGGAAGCCGGACCGTCTTCTACGTCCACGAGGACGCGCTGCCGTCCGATGCGCCACCGGCGACTGATGGTGGTGGCGGCGACTCGAACGACGAGTCGTCGTAA
- the ribH gene encoding 6,7-dimethyl-8-ribityllumazine synthase, translating to MVALGLVVSRFNREVTEQMEKHARDAAEERGAEIVESVEVPGAYDAPLAADRLARRDEIDAVAVLGTIVTGDTDHDQVIADAAAQGLTDVSLDRDKPVTLGVTGPGMSGAEARERESKGADAVESAVDLVEEL from the coding sequence ATGGTTGCTCTCGGCCTCGTCGTCTCGCGGTTCAACCGCGAGGTAACCGAGCAGATGGAGAAACACGCCCGCGACGCCGCCGAAGAACGCGGGGCAGAGATCGTCGAGTCGGTGGAGGTGCCGGGTGCCTACGACGCGCCGCTGGCCGCCGACAGACTGGCGCGAAGAGACGAAATCGACGCCGTGGCAGTCCTCGGCACGATCGTCACCGGTGACACAGACCACGACCAAGTCATCGCCGACGCCGCCGCGCAAGGCCTCACCGACGTGAGCCTCGACCGCGACAAGCCGGTCACCCTCGGGGTCACCGGTCCCGGCATGTCGGGCGCTGAAGCCCGCGAACGCGAATCGAAGGGTGCAGACGCCGTCGAGAGCGCAGTAGACCTCGTGGAGGAACTCTAA
- a CDS encoding pyridoxal phosphate-dependent aminotransferase, with product MDFSDRIQRVEPSATLAISNLAAELEADGADVVDLSVGEPDFPTPENIVEAGKDAIDAGHTGYTSSNGIPELKAAIATKLAGNGLSYDASEIIVTPGAKQALYETIQTLVDDGDEVVLLDPAWVSYEAMVKLAGGSLNRVDLAPHDFQLEPALDDLEAAISDETQLLVVNSPNNPTGAVYSDDALAGVADLAVEHDVTVISDEIYEQITYGEEPTSLGTFDGMAERTVTINGFSKAYSMTGWRLGYIAAPEELISQAGKLHSHSVSCATNFVQHAGVEALENTEEEIEEMVEAFAERREYLTDRLDELGVRAPDPDGAFYLMMEVAEDDQQWCEDALQEAHVATVPGSAFGAPGYARISYANSLERIGEAVDRLVDAELL from the coding sequence ATGGACTTTTCAGACCGCATTCAACGAGTCGAACCGAGCGCGACGCTCGCCATCAGTAACCTCGCCGCCGAACTCGAAGCCGACGGCGCGGACGTGGTGGACCTGAGCGTCGGCGAACCGGACTTCCCGACGCCCGAAAACATCGTCGAGGCCGGAAAGGACGCCATCGACGCAGGCCACACCGGCTACACCTCATCGAACGGGATTCCCGAGCTGAAGGCGGCTATCGCCACGAAACTAGCCGGAAACGGCCTGAGCTACGACGCGAGCGAAATCATCGTCACGCCCGGCGCGAAGCAGGCGCTCTACGAGACCATCCAGACCCTCGTGGACGATGGCGACGAAGTCGTCCTGCTCGACCCGGCGTGGGTCTCCTACGAAGCAATGGTCAAACTCGCTGGTGGGAGCCTGAACCGAGTTGACCTCGCGCCCCACGACTTCCAACTCGAACCGGCACTGGACGACCTCGAAGCGGCCATCTCGGACGAGACCCAACTGCTCGTCGTCAACTCGCCGAACAACCCGACCGGCGCGGTGTACTCCGACGACGCACTCGCAGGCGTCGCGGACCTCGCCGTCGAACACGACGTGACCGTCATCAGCGACGAGATTTACGAGCAGATTACCTACGGCGAAGAACCGACGAGTCTCGGCACCTTCGACGGCATGGCCGAGCGAACCGTCACCATCAACGGCTTCTCGAAGGCCTACTCGATGACTGGCTGGCGACTCGGCTACATCGCCGCGCCCGAGGAACTGATTTCGCAGGCCGGAAAGCTCCACAGTCACTCGGTCTCCTGTGCGACGAACTTCGTCCAGCACGCGGGCGTCGAAGCCCTCGAAAACACCGAGGAAGAAATCGAGGAGATGGTCGAGGCGTTCGCGGAACGACGCGAGTACCTGACTGACCGACTGGACGAGTTGGGCGTTCGCGCACCGGACCCGGACGGCGCGTTCTACCTCATGATGGAGGTCGCAGAAGACGACCAGCAGTGGTGCGAGGACGCCTTGCAGGAAGCCCACGTAGCGACGGTTCCCGGAAGCGCATTCGGCGCGCCCGGCTACGCCCGCATCTCCTACGCAAACAGTCTGGAGCGAATCGGCGAAGCGGTCGATAGACTCGTGGACGCAGAGTTGCTGTAG
- a CDS encoding universal stress protein has product MYDTIVVPTDGSEHAVRAAEHALKLADAFDATVHLLNVVDVQEAAGFFNAGGVDQEYVGRLEDAGRELIRETQNQFEGSDAVQTAVVKGGPARGILDYADDHDADLLVMGTHGRKGVNRFVAGSVTEKVLRLAEIPVMTTRAVEASEIADGYDRILVPTDGSDCAAEAIDHAIDIAQAFDATVYTLYVVDMGVLTAEPDIAPATETMDQLEKLGEDATSAVAERMRDAGVEVETAVRRGFPAQTLLEHADENDVDLIAMGTHGRSGFERFFLGSTTEKIVRRAEMPVLAVPHEQQ; this is encoded by the coding sequence ATGTACGATACTATCGTCGTTCCGACGGACGGCAGTGAACACGCGGTACGAGCGGCGGAACACGCACTGAAGTTGGCAGACGCCTTCGACGCGACGGTTCACCTTCTCAACGTCGTGGACGTGCAAGAAGCCGCAGGCTTCTTCAACGCTGGCGGGGTGGACCAAGAGTACGTCGGACGACTCGAAGACGCCGGTCGGGAGCTAATTCGAGAGACACAAAACCAATTCGAAGGGTCGGACGCAGTGCAGACCGCAGTCGTGAAAGGAGGTCCCGCTCGGGGCATCCTCGACTATGCCGACGACCACGACGCCGACCTGCTCGTCATGGGCACCCATGGACGGAAGGGAGTGAACAGATTCGTCGCGGGAAGCGTGACCGAGAAAGTCCTCCGACTCGCGGAGATTCCGGTGATGACTACCCGAGCAGTCGAAGCGAGCGAGATTGCCGACGGCTACGACCGGATTCTAGTGCCGACCGACGGGAGCGACTGTGCCGCAGAAGCAATCGACCACGCTATCGACATCGCGCAGGCGTTCGACGCGACGGTCTACACGCTCTACGTCGTGGACATGGGCGTTCTGACCGCTGAGCCGGACATCGCCCCCGCGACGGAGACGATGGACCAACTCGAAAAGCTCGGTGAGGACGCTACGAGTGCCGTCGCCGAACGAATGCGGGACGCTGGTGTCGAAGTCGAGACAGCCGTCCGGCGAGGGTTCCCTGCACAGACGCTCCTCGAACACGCCGACGAGAACGACGTGGACCTGATTGCGATGGGGACCCACGGTCGGAGCGGATTCGAGCGGTTCTTCCTCGGCAGTACGACCGAGAAAATCGTCCGGCGCGCCGAGATGCCGGTGCTGGCAGTGCCGCACGAGCAGCAGTAG
- a CDS encoding class I SAM-dependent methyltransferase, which produces MTDTDTIGTYESVVEEYRERHGDRSGIQELVEEFCDALDDATSGDASRVADIGCGPGWESATFAERGHEVVGVDLTPAFLEVARTEAPAASFARMDMRQLALAENTIDGLWACASFLHVPREDAAETLAGFRRVVRPGGVVYLSVARGDGETEGESYDEDTRQFTLYQSDQLRVMAEDVGLRVESVSDGDWIQLLARV; this is translated from the coding sequence ATGACCGACACCGACACCATCGGAACCTACGAATCGGTCGTCGAAGAGTACCGCGAGCGCCACGGCGACCGGTCGGGGATTCAGGAACTCGTCGAGGAGTTCTGCGATGCACTCGACGACGCGACGAGTGGCGACGCTAGCCGAGTCGCCGATATCGGCTGTGGTCCCGGTTGGGAGTCGGCCACATTCGCAGAGCGCGGCCACGAAGTCGTCGGGGTGGACCTTACGCCAGCGTTCCTCGAAGTCGCCCGAACCGAGGCCCCGGCCGCCTCGTTCGCGCGGATGGACATGCGGCAACTCGCGCTTGCCGAGAATACCATCGACGGCCTGTGGGCCTGCGCGTCGTTCCTCCACGTCCCGCGCGAGGACGCCGCTGAAACGCTCGCAGGGTTCCGCCGCGTCGTCCGACCGGGCGGCGTCGTCTACCTCTCTGTCGCTCGTGGCGACGGCGAGACGGAGGGCGAGAGCTACGACGAGGACACCAGACAGTTCACACTCTACCAGTCAGACCAACTGCGAGTGATGGCCGAGGACGTTGGATTGAGAGTCGAATCGGTGTCGGACGGCGACTGGATTCAACTGCTGGCGCGCGTCTGA